A genomic region of Streptomyces rimosus contains the following coding sequences:
- a CDS encoding nucleoside deaminase → MLATAVAEARAGLAEGGIPIGAALYGPDGALLGRGRNRRVQDGDPTAHAETTAFRAAGRQRHYRGTTMVTTLSPCWFCSGLVRQFGISRVVIGEARTYHGGHDWLAQSGVRIVLLDDAECVAMMREFIAARPKLWHEDIGDE, encoded by the coding sequence ATGCTGGCGACGGCGGTCGCCGAGGCACGGGCCGGACTGGCCGAGGGCGGCATCCCCATCGGTGCCGCGCTGTACGGCCCCGACGGTGCCCTCCTCGGACGCGGCCGCAACCGGCGCGTCCAGGACGGCGACCCCACCGCACACGCGGAGACCACCGCCTTCCGCGCCGCCGGCCGGCAGCGCCACTACCGCGGCACCACGATGGTCACCACCCTCTCCCCGTGCTGGTTCTGCAGCGGCCTGGTCCGCCAGTTCGGCATCTCGCGCGTCGTGATCGGCGAGGCCCGTACGTACCACGGCGGACACGACTGGCTGGCGCAGAGCGGCGTACGCATCGTGCTGCTGGACGACGCGGAATGCGTGGCCATGATGCGGGAGTTCATCGCGGCCCGCCCCAAGCTGTGGCACGAGGACATCGGCGATGAATGA
- a CDS encoding isopenicillin N synthase family dioxygenase yields the protein MNETRDPAPEHGPAPTTGLAIPTIDLARWRSDGPDARRATAAAVDTALRTTGFLLITGHGLDQDLRTRIRRTARTFFALPAAEKQPYATEVGGRGWLGPGAEANGAAEGTATPPDLKESLSFASEEPTGDPAVDAEWFLPNIWPHQVPALRLDVQDLLTALRALSDSLLELLATTLGAAPDRFTRHTAHPTWGFNINWYPGTRTVGEALPGQFRIGPHTDFGTVTVLDRQHGKGGLQVWTDPAHGGTGWQDAPYVPGSLTVNIGDLMARWTDGRWRAGRHRVLPPPPDAPAEELMSLVYFYECDPGTRIGPLADSHTYLRAQLNAINPGRPA from the coding sequence ATGAATGAGACCCGTGACCCCGCGCCCGAGCACGGCCCCGCCCCCACCACCGGCCTCGCCATCCCCACCATCGACCTCGCCCGCTGGCGGTCCGACGGCCCGGACGCGCGCCGCGCGACCGCGGCGGCCGTCGACACGGCCCTGCGGACCACCGGCTTCCTCCTCATCACCGGCCACGGCCTCGACCAGGACCTGCGCACCCGCATCCGCCGCACCGCCCGCACGTTCTTCGCCCTGCCCGCCGCGGAGAAGCAGCCGTACGCCACCGAGGTCGGCGGGCGCGGCTGGCTGGGCCCAGGCGCCGAGGCGAACGGCGCCGCCGAGGGCACCGCGACACCGCCGGACCTCAAGGAGTCGCTGTCCTTCGCCTCCGAGGAGCCGACCGGCGATCCGGCCGTCGACGCCGAGTGGTTCCTGCCCAACATCTGGCCCCACCAGGTCCCGGCCCTCCGCCTCGACGTCCAGGACCTGCTGACCGCCCTGCGCGCCCTCTCCGACTCCCTCCTCGAACTCCTCGCCACCACACTCGGCGCCGCCCCCGACCGCTTCACCCGCCACACCGCACACCCCACCTGGGGCTTCAACATCAACTGGTATCCGGGTACGCGGACGGTGGGCGAGGCGCTGCCCGGCCAGTTCCGCATCGGCCCGCACACCGACTTCGGCACGGTCACGGTCCTGGACCGGCAGCACGGCAAGGGCGGCCTCCAGGTCTGGACCGACCCGGCCCACGGCGGCACCGGCTGGCAGGACGCCCCGTACGTCCCCGGCTCCCTGACCGTCAACATCGGCGACCTCATGGCCCGCTGGACCGACGGCCGCTGGCGCGCCGGCCGCCACCGCGTCCTGCCGCCCCCGCCCGACGCCCCCGCCGAAGAGCTGATGTCCCTCGTCTACTTCTACGAGTGCGACCCCGGCACCCGCATCGGCCCCCTCGCCGACTCCCACACGTACCTGCGCGCCCAGCTCAACGCCATCAACCCGGGCCGTCCCGCCTGA
- a CDS encoding DUF4291 domain-containing protein: MNNQPHPSPTEPPRRIRAAHTATTITVYQAYAPSLGLPAARDGRFPPAWKRERMTWIKPSFLWMMYRCGWATKPDQERVLAIELDRTGFDWALRHACLSHYDPAVHPDRDTWKHQLRHSPARIQWDPERDLHLAALPHRSLQLGLSGEASRRYADEWTVAIRDVTPLAHKIHALVREGNTAAATALLPEERPYPAPAETPGLSPTPA, encoded by the coding sequence ATGAACAACCAGCCCCACCCATCCCCCACCGAACCCCCGCGCCGCATCCGCGCCGCCCACACCGCCACCACGATCACCGTCTACCAGGCGTACGCCCCGTCCCTCGGCCTCCCCGCCGCCCGCGACGGCCGCTTCCCGCCCGCGTGGAAGCGGGAGCGGATGACGTGGATCAAACCGTCGTTCCTGTGGATGATGTACCGCTGCGGCTGGGCCACCAAGCCCGACCAGGAACGCGTCCTCGCCATCGAACTCGACCGCACCGGCTTCGACTGGGCCCTGCGCCACGCCTGCCTGTCCCACTACGACCCGGCCGTCCACCCCGACCGGGACACCTGGAAACACCAGCTGCGGCACTCCCCCGCCCGCATCCAATGGGACCCCGAACGCGACCTGCACCTGGCCGCGCTCCCCCACCGCTCCCTCCAGCTGGGCCTGTCGGGCGAGGCGTCCCGCCGCTACGCCGACGAGTGGACGGTCGCGATCCGCGACGTCACCCCGCTGGCCCACAAGATCCACGCCCTCGTCCGCGAGGGCAACACCGCAGCCGCGACCGCCCTCCTCCCCGAGGAACGCCCCTACCCGGCCCCGGCGGAAACCCCGGGCCTGTCCCCCACACCGGCCTGA
- a CDS encoding SRPBCC domain-containing protein, which translates to MERLESSVPYGTAVSAGDTHTLRYELRFPQGAERVWEAVATREGLPGWLAVAEPFVRHEGGVITLRWQNTDEHGNATVAPGRVTGWGPVRLAEYTVDVHGRMRFDLRDEGSEGTRLRFTNEFTGSAASRLDCLAGWHHHFEFLADALDGRPKDWSTWNLDRWRELRADYAAAGQ; encoded by the coding sequence ATGGAGCGTCTGGAGAGTTCTGTGCCGTACGGCACTGCTGTTTCCGCCGGTGATACTCACACCCTCCGGTATGAGCTGCGTTTTCCGCAGGGGGCGGAGCGGGTCTGGGAGGCGGTGGCTACTCGGGAGGGGCTGCCGGGGTGGCTTGCTGTGGCCGAGCCGTTTGTGCGGCATGAGGGTGGGGTGATCACGCTTCGGTGGCAGAACACCGATGAGCACGGGAACGCGACGGTGGCTCCCGGGCGGGTCACGGGCTGGGGGCCGGTGCGGCTGGCGGAGTACACCGTCGACGTTCACGGCCGTATGCGCTTCGACCTCCGGGACGAGGGCTCCGAGGGCACCCGTCTGCGCTTCACGAACGAGTTCACCGGCTCCGCCGCCTCCCGCCTGGACTGCCTGGCCGGCTGGCACCACCACTTCGAGTTTCTCGCCGACGCGCTCGACGGCCGTCCCAAGGACTGGTCCACGTGGAACTTGGATCGGTGGCGGGAGCTGCGTGCCGACTACGCGGCCGCAGGACAGTAA